One Aster yellows witches'-broom phytoplasma AYWB DNA segment encodes these proteins:
- a CDS encoding 2-amino-4-hydroxy-6-hydroxymethyldihydropteridine diphosphokinase, producing MELLVPLTIDLDILFFGNHTCKNPKLTIPHPYMLERIFVLTFLADILPNQITQTKTILEWKNQLDQNAVKIIENNQWY from the coding sequence ATGGAATTATTGGTTCCACTTACTATTGATTTAGATATTTTGTTTTTTGGTAATCACACTTGTAAAAATCCTAAATTAACTATTCCTCATCCATATATGTTAGAAAGAATTTTTGTCCTTACTTTTTTAGCAGATATTTTGCCTAACCAAATAACACAAACCAAAACTATTTTAGAATGGAAAAACCAATTAGATCAAAATGCAGTTAAAATAATTGAAAATAATCAATGGTATTAA
- the tsaB gene encoding tRNA (adenosine(37)-N6)-threonylcarbamoyltransferase complex dimerization subunit type 1 TsaB, translating to MNHKNILILDNATKSQIVILVIQGKITTFKSRLGKNDYVPYMIPSIESVLQENNLGINNLDALIVGVGPGSYTGTRVAVLTAKMLAFNLKIPLYQISSLLLLSSGYSYASLTPLIDARSNAFFALSLKDNHICLTEGRFESNFLKSFPNHLLIEPTAIKIDLRTIKEFAKIVSNPHLLIPNYLTKTQAERNLEKID from the coding sequence ATGAATCACAAAAACATTTTAATTCTAGATAATGCAACCAAAAGCCAAATAGTTATTTTAGTCATCCAAGGAAAAATTACTACTTTCAAATCCCGCCTTGGCAAAAACGATTATGTTCCTTACATGATTCCTTCAATTGAAAGCGTCTTACAAGAAAATAATTTAGGTATAAACAACTTAGATGCTTTAATAGTTGGTGTGGGCCCTGGTTCTTATACTGGCACTCGTGTAGCAGTTCTTACAGCCAAAATGTTAGCCTTCAACTTGAAAATACCTTTATACCAAATAAGCAGTCTATTGCTTTTATCTAGTGGTTATTCTTATGCTTCGCTTACTCCCTTAATTGATGCTAGAAGTAATGCTTTTTTTGCTTTAAGCCTCAAAGACAACCACATTTGCTTAACCGAAGGTAGATTTGAGAGTAATTTCTTGAAATCTTTTCCTAATCATTTATTAATTGAGCCAACTGCTATCAAAATAGATTTGCGCACCATCAAGGAATTTGCAAAAATTGTTTCCAATCCCCATTTATTAATTCCTAACTACTTAACTAAAACCCAGGCAGAACGCAATTTAGAAAAAATTGATTGA
- the tsaE gene encoding tRNA (adenosine(37)-N6)-threonylcarbamoyltransferase complex ATPase subunit type 1 TsaE, with product MKTKIYLEAITNTPKESQILGYNLGKKIVNQKRNTPKEKQSKTIILLQGSLGCGKTIFTKGFIKSFAILQNICSPTYVISKTYKNKLHTICHLDLYRTNLEPEFLEELLEDLTYQDFVIVEYFQNCSYLFPDFAFLVEMTFLNETKRKITIYQNDNLDNKNK from the coding sequence ATGAAAACCAAAATATATTTAGAAGCAATTACTAACACCCCAAAAGAAAGCCAAATATTAGGCTACAATTTAGGAAAAAAAATCGTCAATCAAAAAAGAAACACTCCAAAAGAAAAACAAAGCAAAACAATCATTTTATTGCAAGGATCTTTGGGTTGTGGAAAAACTATCTTTACTAAGGGCTTTATTAAAAGTTTCGCTATCCTTCAAAACATTTGTAGTCCTACTTATGTCATTTCTAAAACCTACAAGAACAAATTACACACTATTTGTCATCTTGATTTATATCGCACAAACCTTGAACCTGAATTTTTAGAAGAACTATTAGAAGACCTTACTTATCAAGATTTTGTTATAGTAGAATATTTTCAAAATTGCAGTTACCTTTTTCCTGATTTTGCTTTTTTAGTAGAAATGACATTTTTAAATGAAACTAAAAGAAAAATTACTATATATCAAAATGACAACCTCGATAATAAAAATAAATAA